The following are from one region of the Marispirochaeta aestuarii genome:
- the coaD gene encoding pantetheine-phosphate adenylyltransferase produces the protein MQRAVLPGSFDPPTNGHLNLITRAARIFDELHVVIAFNRGKNYLFDENERKTLMIELVKDMPNVTVSLWDRLVVDYAKREKISVMIRGVRALADFSYEFELAMTNKELYPPLEIIFMPTDPKYFVLRSSAIKEIAMFGGDIETMVPPNVATALQKRLSGA, from the coding sequence ATGCAAAGAGCTGTTCTACCGGGTTCCTTCGATCCGCCGACAAATGGTCACCTCAATCTGATTACCCGTGCCGCCAGGATATTCGATGAACTGCATGTTGTCATCGCCTTCAACCGGGGCAAGAACTATCTGTTCGATGAAAACGAACGAAAGACGCTTATGATCGAACTGGTAAAGGACATGCCGAATGTCACGGTGAGTCTGTGGGACAGGCTCGTGGTGGATTATGCCAAGCGGGAGAAAATCTCTGTCATGATCCGAGGTGTGCGGGCCCTTGCGGACTTCAGTTACGAATTTGAGCTTGCCATGACAAACAAGGAGCTCTATCCTCCTCTGGAAATCATTTTTATGCCCACAGACCCCAAGTATTTTGTACTGAGGTCTTCTGCGATCAAGGAGATCGCCATGTTCGGTGGAGATATTGAAACAATGGTCCCTCCGAATGTGGCCACGGCGCTGCAAAAGCGTCTGTCAGGTGCTTGA
- the rpmF gene encoding 50S ribosomal protein L32, protein MAVPKYKTSKARSRRRRSINNRLVAPQLTECGTCGNKVLPHRVCPKCGFYRGRQVLDLKDMA, encoded by the coding sequence ATGGCAGTACCAAAATATAAAACTTCGAAGGCACGTTCACGACGTCGCCGATCCATAAACAACCGTCTGGTTGCTCCTCAGCTCACTGAGTGCGGCACCTGCGGCAACAAAGTACTCCCACACCGCGTTTGTCCCAAATGCGGTTTCTACCGGGGCCGGCAGGTCCTGGATCTTAAAGACATGGCCTAA
- the acpP gene encoding acyl carrier protein — MDDLFEKLKKLIAEKLEIEEDQIKPEASFRQDLGADSLDTYELVYAIEEELGISIPDEKANEFETVADALEYIKSQVK, encoded by the coding sequence ATGGATGATCTTTTTGAAAAACTCAAGAAGTTGATCGCCGAGAAACTGGAGATTGAAGAGGACCAGATCAAGCCGGAAGCATCATTCCGTCAGGACCTCGGAGCTGATAGTCTTGATACATATGAACTTGTATATGCTATCGAGGAAGAACTCGGAATCAGCATTCCCGACGAGAAGGCTAACGAGTTTGAAACTGTAGCCGATGCCCTTGAGTACATCAAATCACAGGTAAAATAA
- the rnc gene encoding ribonuclease III, whose protein sequence is MDAERKKELLLFERNAKVRFKRLDLLNLAFTHRSYANENPGVVDNNEKLEFLGDSVLGIVVSEYLFRSLPDKNEGDLARIKSFVVSENSLAQIARALRVDNFILIGKGEEYSGGRKKKAILADCMEAIIGACYLDSGIKSARNFVLSFFVEEIDKVLENKHQKDYKTLLQEFAQKKYHSYPRYRLVKKSGPDHDRTFWIDVELNNRTFGPGKGKNKKQAEQEAASIAYAHLCEGNQESLDRSSS, encoded by the coding sequence GTGGATGCGGAACGCAAAAAGGAGCTGCTCCTTTTTGAGCGTAACGCGAAAGTCAGGTTCAAGAGACTCGATCTCTTGAACCTTGCTTTTACCCACCGTTCCTACGCCAATGAAAATCCCGGCGTAGTAGATAATAACGAAAAGCTTGAATTCCTCGGCGACAGTGTTCTTGGTATCGTTGTAAGCGAGTATCTCTTCCGCTCCCTTCCCGACAAGAACGAGGGAGATCTTGCACGCATTAAATCCTTTGTTGTCAGCGAAAACAGCCTGGCCCAGATAGCCAGAGCCCTGAGGGTGGATAATTTTATCCTGATAGGCAAGGGCGAAGAGTACTCCGGAGGACGAAAGAAAAAAGCGATTCTTGCGGACTGTATGGAGGCCATTATCGGCGCCTGTTATCTGGATTCGGGAATAAAGAGCGCCCGTAACTTTGTACTGTCTTTTTTTGTAGAAGAGATAGACAAGGTTCTGGAGAATAAGCATCAGAAGGACTATAAAACCCTGCTGCAGGAATTCGCCCAGAAAAAGTATCACAGTTACCCCCGCTACCGACTCGTAAAAAAATCCGGACCGGACCACGATAGAACATTCTGGATAGATGTGGAGCTGAACAATCGTACCTTCGGCCCCGGAAAGGGCAAGAATAAGAAGCAGGCGGAGCAGGAGGCGGCTTCCATTGCCTACGCCCATCTGTGCGAAGGGAATCAGGAGTCTCTGGACCGAAGCTCCTCGTAG
- a CDS encoding CCA tRNA nucleotidyltransferase, with the protein MHVPKNVRTINTILSAAGYQCYIVGGAVRNDIAGIQPTDYDLATDATPSEIQRIFHRTVPTGIDHGTVTILLGGEQYEITTFRTESTYSDSRHPDRVEFSSSIEEDLSRRDFSMNALAWNISDARLIDLYDGVQAIRAGRIVAIGRPEERFAEDPLRILRACRFSSQLGFVIEDKTRQAAAGLCGSLTGISSERVRDEFNKLITGEYCAQGLFLLRDLGILPHILPELHRCTGVFQKGSHSFDVFEHSVYSCEGAEQSDLVLRLAALFHDLGKPASVREAEDGTLSFHRHEILGAEITGNLMYRLKYPKQTIREVLHLIRQHMFNYTDEWTDAAVRRFLARVGKDHIEKLFMLRRADAYGLDRRPLPLDYLSVLQRRIEDILAEENALSLKDLKVNGRDLMELGLPSGPLLGVILDQLLETVLDDPGMNSREKLLPLAGNLYEELRSRDS; encoded by the coding sequence ATGCATGTGCCAAAAAACGTACGCACCATCAACACAATTCTCTCGGCCGCCGGTTACCAGTGCTACATCGTCGGCGGAGCGGTACGGAATGATATCGCGGGTATTCAACCCACGGATTACGATCTTGCCACGGACGCTACCCCATCAGAAATTCAGCGTATTTTTCACCGTACCGTTCCCACCGGCATAGACCACGGGACTGTGACGATTCTCCTTGGCGGGGAGCAGTATGAAATAACGACCTTTCGTACCGAATCCACTTACAGCGATTCCAGGCATCCTGACCGGGTGGAGTTCTCCAGCTCCATTGAAGAGGACCTCAGCCGCCGGGACTTCAGCATGAACGCCCTGGCCTGGAATATTTCCGATGCCAGACTGATCGACCTTTACGATGGGGTACAGGCAATACGTGCAGGCCGGATTGTTGCCATAGGAAGGCCCGAGGAACGCTTTGCCGAGGACCCGCTGCGTATTCTCAGGGCCTGCCGTTTTTCTTCCCAGCTGGGATTTGTAATCGAGGACAAAACACGGCAGGCGGCTGCCGGGCTGTGCGGGTCCCTGACCGGTATTTCTTCAGAGCGGGTCCGCGATGAGTTCAACAAGCTGATTACCGGCGAATACTGCGCACAGGGACTCTTTCTGCTGCGGGATCTGGGAATTCTTCCGCATATCCTTCCGGAACTGCACCGGTGCACCGGGGTTTTTCAGAAAGGTTCCCATTCCTTCGATGTTTTCGAACACAGCGTATATTCCTGTGAAGGTGCAGAACAGAGCGATCTGGTCCTTCGCCTTGCTGCCCTTTTCCATGACCTTGGAAAACCCGCCAGCGTCCGGGAAGCGGAAGACGGGACACTCAGCTTTCATCGGCATGAAATACTGGGGGCAGAAATAACGGGAAACCTCATGTACCGCCTGAAGTATCCAAAACAGACCATCCGGGAGGTTCTGCATCTTATTCGGCAGCACATGTTCAATTATACCGACGAGTGGACCGACGCTGCGGTTCGCAGGTTTCTTGCCAGGGTCGGAAAGGATCATATTGAGAAGCTTTTTATGCTTCGCCGTGCGGATGCCTACGGCCTCGATCGGCGTCCGCTGCCACTGGATTACCTGTCCGTCCTTCAGCGTCGTATTGAAGACATCCTGGCTGAAGAGAATGCCCTCAGCCTGAAAGACCTTAAGGTAAACGGAAGGGATTTAATGGAGCTTGGCCTGCCGTCGGGACCACTTTTAGGTGTAATTCTTGATCAACTGCTTGAGACGGTCCTGGACGACCCCGGTATGAACAGCCGAGAAAAGCTTCTGCCCCTTGCCGGAAACCTCTACGAGGAGCTTCGGTCCAGAGACTCCTGA